In the genome of Christensenella timonensis, one region contains:
- the yqeK gene encoding bis(5'-nucleosyl)-tetraphosphatase (symmetrical) YqeK: MDYTADRGGIVKKLAEKVKGEKFEHSLGVEKTALALAERYGANREKAGLAGLLHDYTKQMDNVALAGKYGIAYLTEKTLHGHTAAALLKEKGYVEDEEVLSAIKWHTTGKAGMNMLEKIVYIADYMEPNRDFPGVEKLRELAFANIDKAVLLGLQMSINHIIENKSLIDTDSVEAYNYYRRLFPGEEI; this comes from the coding sequence ATGGATTATACCGCTGACCGCGGCGGGATCGTCAAAAAGCTGGCGGAGAAGGTCAAGGGAGAGAAATTCGAGCATAGCCTGGGCGTGGAAAAGACGGCGCTCGCGCTTGCAGAGCGCTATGGGGCAAACCGGGAAAAAGCGGGGCTCGCGGGCCTGCTGCACGACTACACCAAACAGATGGACAATGTGGCGCTTGCCGGGAAATACGGCATCGCGTACCTGACGGAAAAAACGCTGCACGGACATACGGCGGCAGCGCTTTTGAAGGAAAAAGGATACGTGGAAGACGAAGAGGTGCTCTCGGCGATCAAGTGGCATACGACCGGCAAAGCCGGCATGAACATGCTGGAAAAGATCGTATACATCGCGGACTATATGGAGCCAAACCGGGATTTTCCGGGGGTGGAAAAGCTGCGGGAGCTGGCGTTTGCCAATATCGATAAAGCGGTTTTATTGGGCCTGCAGATGTCCATCAATCATATCATTGAAAACAAAAGCCTGATCGATACAGACAGTGTGGAGGCATACAACTATTACCGGAGGTTATTCCCGGGGGAGGAGATTTAG
- the yhbY gene encoding ribosome assembly RNA-binding protein YhbY — MLTSKQRAQLRGMAQHMEPIIHIGKDGVTDNVKTQADDALEARELIKCTVQQNSSFTAREACDELCSALGADGVSVLGRKFVLYRESKNKKKIEI, encoded by the coding sequence ATGCTAACCAGTAAACAGCGGGCGCAGTTGCGCGGTATGGCGCAGCACATGGAGCCTATCATACATATCGGCAAGGACGGGGTCACGGACAATGTGAAAACACAGGCTGACGACGCGCTTGAAGCGCGCGAGTTGATCAAATGCACCGTGCAGCAAAACAGCAGTTTTACGGCACGCGAGGCATGCGATGAGCTGTGCAGCGCACTGGGCGCGGACGGGGTATCGGTTTTGGGACGGAAGTTCGTGCTTTACCGTGAATCAAAAAACAAGAAAAAGATCGAGATATAA
- a CDS encoding uracil-DNA glycosylase has protein sequence MLDKLYQEIGTFYPDTPLVFGDGNREARLLLIGEAPGKDEVATGRPFVGKAGKNLDGFLQAVGLAREDIYITNVCKFRPHKTSAKGTVSNRPPTRQEVENAAGFLLREIGILDPEVIVTLGNTPLRAVLGDFSAAIGAYHGQARPVKVAGRVYTLFALYHPASIIYNPPLKTTYAEDLEKLAAYLWNENKK, from the coding sequence TTGCTCGATAAATTATATCAGGAGATCGGCACATTCTATCCGGATACGCCGCTTGTTTTTGGAGACGGAAACAGGGAAGCGCGGCTGTTGCTGATCGGCGAGGCGCCGGGAAAAGACGAGGTGGCGACCGGCAGGCCGTTCGTCGGCAAGGCGGGGAAAAACCTGGATGGTTTTTTGCAGGCAGTGGGTCTTGCCCGCGAGGATATCTATATCACGAACGTATGCAAATTCCGTCCGCACAAAACCAGCGCAAAAGGTACGGTGTCCAACCGGCCGCCCACCCGGCAGGAAGTCGAGAACGCTGCTGGTTTTTTGCTGCGGGAGATCGGGATATTGGACCCGGAGGTGATCGTGACACTGGGCAATACGCCGCTGCGCGCGGTGCTGGGAGATTTTTCCGCGGCCATTGGCGCGTACCACGGACAAGCGCGGCCTGTAAAGGTGGCGGGACGGGTATATACGCTGTTCGCGCTTTACCATCCGGCGAGCATCATTTACAATCCTCCGCTCAAAACGACATATGCAGAGGATTTGGAGAAGCTTGCGGCCTATCTTTGGAATGAAAACAAAAAGTGA
- a CDS encoding TM1266 family iron-only hydrogenase system putative regulator — MNRIGIIAVIIEEHRESVGEVNRILSEYSGCIHARMGVPNKEKDIYVISLVVEVTTEQLGAITGRLGKLKGVTVKSMMTNKTY; from the coding sequence ATGAACAGGATAGGGATCATTGCAGTCATCATAGAAGAGCACCGCGAAAGCGTCGGTGAAGTGAACCGGATATTGTCGGAATATTCCGGCTGCATCCATGCGCGTATGGGCGTGCCCAACAAGGAAAAGGACATTTATGTCATCTCGCTGGTCGTGGAGGTAACGACGGAGCAGCTGGGAGCGATCACCGGCCGGCTGGGTAAACTTAAGGGCGTGACCGTGAAAAGCATGATGACCAACAAAACGTATTAA
- the obgE gene encoding GTPase ObgE: MIVDKVKIFIKAGDGGNGAVSFRREKYINAGGPDGGDGGNGGNVVFVADPGMRTLMDFRYHKRYKAQPGENGKKKNMRGKNGEDLVVKVPVGTVVMDAETGRVAADIRDGDGVIVLHGGVGGKGNARFANSVRQTPRFATPGKKVVEREIVLELKSIADVGLVGFPNVGKSTLLSCITSARPKIENYHFTTLTPNLGVVKTYDYDFIIADIPGLIEGASAGAGLGHAFLRHIERTRMIAHVLDIAGSEGRDPLDDYIKIREELKKYSQPLAQRPEIVVANKADLPGAEENLKRFLKTYPDKQVFLISAATHQGTDELKAAMMEVLKTLPEEQVIEEEGVLEEWRMQDSELTLEIGRGEDGVLEANGSLIEEIFSRINPDEPDSMRHFHKLLRDMGILKKLVLSGAKDGDTVRLNGEEFDFVE; encoded by the coding sequence ATGATCGTAGATAAGGTAAAAATATTCATCAAAGCCGGCGACGGCGGCAATGGAGCGGTGTCTTTCCGGCGGGAAAAATACATCAATGCGGGCGGCCCTGACGGCGGCGACGGCGGCAACGGCGGGAACGTTGTTTTTGTTGCAGACCCGGGGATGCGTACTTTGATGGATTTCCGTTACCATAAAAGGTATAAGGCCCAGCCGGGCGAGAACGGCAAAAAGAAAAATATGCGCGGCAAAAACGGCGAAGACCTGGTGGTCAAGGTGCCGGTAGGGACGGTGGTCATGGACGCGGAAACGGGCCGGGTGGCGGCAGATATCCGGGACGGCGATGGTGTGATCGTGCTGCACGGCGGCGTCGGCGGCAAGGGAAACGCGCGGTTTGCCAATTCCGTGCGGCAAACGCCGCGGTTTGCGACACCGGGCAAAAAGGTCGTGGAGCGCGAGATCGTACTGGAACTCAAGTCCATTGCGGACGTGGGGCTGGTCGGCTTTCCGAATGTTGGGAAATCGACCTTGCTTTCGTGTATCACATCTGCGCGGCCCAAAATAGAAAATTATCATTTTACGACGCTTACGCCCAATCTCGGCGTGGTGAAAACGTACGATTATGATTTTATCATTGCGGATATCCCGGGGCTGATAGAAGGGGCTTCTGCTGGCGCGGGTCTGGGACATGCGTTTTTGCGGCATATCGAGCGGACGCGTATGATCGCGCATGTGTTGGATATCGCGGGCAGCGAAGGACGCGACCCGCTGGACGATTACATCAAAATACGCGAGGAATTGAAGAAATATTCACAGCCACTTGCGCAGAGACCGGAGATTGTAGTGGCGAACAAAGCGGATCTGCCGGGGGCAGAAGAGAACCTGAAACGTTTTTTGAAAACCTATCCTGATAAGCAGGTGTTTCTGATCTCGGCGGCGACGCACCAGGGAACGGACGAGCTAAAAGCGGCGATGATGGAAGTTTTGAAAACGCTGCCCGAAGAACAGGTGATCGAGGAAGAAGGCGTGCTTGAGGAGTGGCGGATGCAGGACAGTGAGCTGACGCTGGAGATCGGCCGCGGCGAGGACGGCGTGCTGGAAGCGAACGGCTCGCTGATCGAGGAAATATTCTCGCGCATCAACCCGGACGAGCCGGATTCCATGCGGCATTTCCATAAGCTGCTGCGCGATATGGGCATCTTGAAGAAATTGGTGCTGTCAGGCGCGAAAGACGGGGATACGGTCAGGCTCAATGGCGAAGAATTCGATTTCGTGGAGTGA
- a CDS encoding S41 family peptidase yields the protein MDKKKIIVMCAAIAATASFVTGLFVYFFQTSQLKGNELRVDGKGNYEDLKKYMEISDLETLINENFYQQVDEAPMLNGTLKGMVSALGDPYSVYYTEDEYKEYKAKSEADLAGIGISAGPYQNSGQLKIERVYSGGPAESAGLKENDVIVAVDGVALAGLDYESAFNMLRGPNGSSLTLTVVSGGQPQDLPITRATFDTQYVTYTMLDSVDDWNIAQIVISEFNGNCVEEFKRAIQFLKDEGADGVIIDVRGNMDGSVKSAAEMLDQIVPEGSLGYSVDKNEQKDEMTADADYFDLPMVVLVDGNSASASEVFAGAVQDRARGQVVGSRTYGKGVIQAILDMPYSGGGVKLTTAVYYTPNGNLINGAGITPDVPVDPPADLTALTFETDTQLQQAIATVREMVVAQN from the coding sequence TTGGATAAAAAGAAGATCATTGTGATGTGCGCGGCAATCGCCGCGACAGCCAGTTTTGTGACAGGGCTGTTCGTCTATTTTTTCCAGACCTCGCAGCTTAAGGGAAATGAACTGCGCGTAGACGGCAAGGGAAACTATGAAGACCTCAAAAAATATATGGAGATCAGCGATCTGGAGACGCTGATCAACGAAAATTTCTACCAGCAGGTGGACGAGGCGCCCATGCTGAACGGGACGTTGAAGGGCATGGTTTCCGCGCTTGGGGATCCATATTCCGTATATTATACCGAAGACGAATACAAGGAATATAAGGCCAAAAGCGAAGCCGACCTTGCGGGCATCGGCATATCGGCAGGGCCATACCAGAACAGCGGGCAGCTTAAGATCGAACGGGTATATTCCGGCGGGCCTGCGGAATCGGCAGGGCTCAAAGAAAACGATGTGATCGTCGCGGTGGATGGGGTCGCGCTCGCGGGCCTCGACTACGAAAGCGCATTCAATATGCTCCGGGGGCCGAACGGCTCCAGCCTGACGCTCACAGTCGTATCCGGCGGGCAGCCGCAGGATCTCCCGATCACGCGTGCGACCTTCGATACGCAGTATGTGACGTACACGATGCTCGATTCGGTCGACGACTGGAATATCGCCCAGATCGTGATTTCAGAGTTCAATGGGAACTGTGTGGAAGAATTCAAAAGAGCGATCCAGTTTTTAAAGGACGAAGGCGCGGACGGCGTCATTATCGACGTGCGCGGCAATATGGACGGCAGCGTGAAGAGCGCGGCAGAGATGCTGGATCAGATCGTACCCGAGGGATCGCTGGGATATTCTGTGGATAAAAATGAACAGAAGGACGAAATGACGGCGGACGCGGATTATTTCGATTTGCCGATGGTCGTCCTTGTGGACGGGAACAGCGCAAGCGCGTCCGAAGTGTTCGCAGGAGCGGTACAAGACCGTGCGCGCGGACAGGTCGTGGGATCGAGAACGTATGGCAAGGGCGTGATCCAGGCCATTTTGGATATGCCGTATTCGGGCGGCGGCGTGAAGCTGACGACAGCGGTCTATTATACGCCCAACGGGAACCTGATCAACGGCGCGGGCATTACGCCGGATGTCCCGGTCGACCCGCCGGCAGATTTGACCGCGTTGACATTTGAGACGGATACGCAGCTGCAGCAAGCGATCGCAACAGTCAGGGAAATGGTCGTCGCACAGAATTAG
- the rsfS gene encoding ribosome silencing factor, with protein sequence MEISERANRIAEILDNKKAQDIVILRVADMTIISDYFVVASAPNVSHVQTLAEEVQFKLREEDGANPIRTEGERQGRWVVIDYGDVLVHLFHKEEREFYQLERLWKTEGNFYDYSAEHAE encoded by the coding sequence TTGGAGATTTCGGAAAGAGCAAACAGGATCGCAGAAATACTGGACAATAAAAAGGCGCAGGATATCGTGATTTTGCGCGTTGCAGACATGACGATCATTTCGGATTATTTTGTGGTCGCGAGTGCGCCTAACGTTTCACATGTGCAGACGCTGGCAGAAGAAGTACAGTTCAAACTGCGCGAAGAAGACGGGGCAAACCCGATCCGCACCGAAGGCGAGCGGCAGGGCCGTTGGGTCGTGATCGATTACGGCGATGTGCTCGTGCATCTTTTCCACAAGGAGGAACGCGAGTTTTACCAACTGGAGCGCCTGTGGAAAACAGAAGGAAATTTTTACGATTATTCGGCGGAGCATGCGGAATAA
- a CDS encoding uracil-DNA glycosylase, with the protein MQFTDIKTLYETVMQCKKCRLAGQRRHVVFGEGNLHADVMFIGEGPGAREDELGRPFVGPAGQLLDKMLAEIGLARSDVYIANVVKCRPPNNRDPQPDEREACMDYLRAQVAFIKPKVIVCLGRIAAGVILKRDVKMMKEHGSCIEVKNFTIMPTFHPAAMLHNPDYVEGAKQDFQVLKKKLGELAVAR; encoded by the coding sequence ATGCAGTTTACGGATATCAAAACGTTATACGAAACAGTGATGCAGTGCAAAAAGTGCAGGTTGGCCGGGCAGCGTAGGCATGTGGTATTCGGCGAAGGGAATTTGCATGCGGACGTTATGTTCATCGGCGAAGGGCCGGGAGCCCGGGAGGATGAGCTCGGACGGCCGTTTGTGGGGCCTGCCGGGCAGCTCCTGGATAAGATGCTCGCGGAGATCGGCCTTGCCCGTTCGGACGTTTACATCGCGAATGTCGTCAAGTGCCGTCCGCCGAACAACCGCGACCCGCAGCCTGACGAGCGCGAAGCGTGTATGGATTATCTGCGTGCGCAGGTGGCGTTTATAAAGCCCAAGGTCATCGTGTGCCTGGGGCGTATCGCGGCGGGAGTCATCCTGAAACGCGATGTGAAAATGATGAAGGAACACGGAAGCTGTATCGAGGTCAAGAATTTTACGATCATGCCCACGTTTCACCCGGCGGCAATGCTGCACAACCCGGATTATGTGGAGGGCGCAAAACAGGATTTCCAGGTGTTGAAAAAGAAGTTGGGAGAGCTTGCGGTTGCTCGATAA
- the nadD gene encoding nicotinate-nucleotide adenylyltransferase has translation MEYVKGLADGGRTRINYPYRKVGILGGTFNPPHNGHVDMARQVKREFALDEVYLMPSGIPPHKKEDIAPTRMRLKMTELCVAGEDGLKLLDIETKRKGYTYTADTMRELKEKNPETDYYFIIGADTVFELTSWHAFRELFSLTRFICVRRSTHDMLRLSAEIARLRENYHANIVLSEYTGLFVSSSYIRERVERGKSIEGLVPKSVEEYIIANGLYR, from the coding sequence ATGGAGTACGTAAAGGGCCTGGCGGACGGAGGACGGACAAGGATCAATTATCCATACCGGAAAGTCGGGATTTTGGGCGGGACGTTCAATCCGCCGCACAATGGGCATGTGGACATGGCCAGGCAGGTGAAGCGGGAATTTGCGCTCGACGAAGTATACCTGATGCCGAGCGGTATCCCGCCGCACAAAAAAGAGGATATCGCGCCTACGCGTATGCGGCTTAAGATGACGGAGCTTTGTGTTGCCGGAGAGGACGGCCTTAAACTACTGGACATCGAAACGAAGCGCAAGGGCTACACCTATACGGCGGATACGATGCGCGAGCTTAAGGAAAAGAACCCGGAAACGGACTACTATTTCATCATCGGTGCGGATACGGTGTTCGAGCTTACCTCGTGGCACGCGTTCCGGGAGCTGTTTTCCCTGACGCGTTTCATATGCGTGCGGCGCAGCACGCATGACATGCTGCGGCTTTCCGCAGAGATCGCGCGGCTTAGGGAAAACTATCATGCGAATATTGTGTTGTCGGAATATACAGGCCTTTTCGTAAGCTCTTCGTACATCAGGGAACGGGTGGAGCGCGGCAAAAGTATCGAGGGACTGGTTCCCAAAAGCGTGGAGGAATATATCATTGCAAATGGATTATACCGCTGA
- a CDS encoding helix-turn-helix domain-containing protein — MDKKTIGSFICILRRASGMTQQELADRLHVSNKTVSRWECDESSPELSLVPVIAELFDVTTDELLRGQRDPQTDGESSPRAFQQVSYLIKNSTIKYRMRSLLAAFLSVTALVAMVIFGFGLRAPVVGIGLSLVLIAASLILQADSLSTVRLALGDIQSGIPGIRSQLYRAWQVFFVVCHLNIFIFFSVLPFITGYESIDSIMPRNTWLWLLPLYLFLALIVCLAFSFFVPMIISHQDALGEAYICAEKKNAKLRLICICICIGALFCCGIIENATPPDISDIAQGKTFTGFEEFRQYAETPISVDYDGHIVDVYDKETGEVRHYETSDESLWSEDYLTDEDGAKYPFTWRNQDVIGIDADSDLSHITVYSRADQIAYNHYVETRIELYLLVCIAIIIVTVVAYLNKRIRIGRLLADVP, encoded by the coding sequence ATGGATAAAAAAACGATTGGGAGCTTTATCTGTATTCTGCGCAGGGCAAGCGGTATGACGCAGCAGGAGCTTGCAGACCGCCTGCACGTATCCAACAAGACCGTAAGCCGCTGGGAGTGCGACGAATCTTCACCTGAACTCTCGCTCGTCCCGGTGATCGCAGAACTTTTTGATGTGACGACAGACGAATTGCTTCGCGGGCAGCGCGACCCCCAAACAGACGGCGAGTCCTCTCCCAGGGCCTTCCAGCAAGTTTCTTACCTGATCAAAAACAGTACAATCAAATACCGTATGCGTTCCTTGCTGGCGGCCTTTCTTTCCGTAACCGCACTGGTTGCGATGGTTATCTTCGGGTTTGGCCTGCGCGCCCCTGTGGTGGGGATCGGCCTTTCTCTGGTTCTCATTGCCGCCAGCCTGATTCTCCAGGCGGACTCTCTTTCAACCGTGCGGCTTGCCCTCGGCGATATACAATCCGGTATACCCGGCATACGTTCCCAGCTTTACCGCGCCTGGCAGGTATTTTTTGTGGTCTGTCACCTGAATATTTTCATTTTTTTCAGCGTCCTGCCCTTTATTACCGGTTATGAAAGCATCGATTCCATCATGCCGCGCAATACTTGGCTGTGGCTCCTTCCACTGTACTTATTTTTGGCACTCATCGTTTGTCTCGCCTTCTCCTTTTTTGTCCCAATGATCATTTCCCATCAGGATGCTTTGGGCGAAGCATATATCTGTGCTGAAAAAAAGAACGCCAAATTGCGGCTTATATGCATCTGCATTTGCATCGGGGCGCTCTTCTGCTGCGGGATCATTGAAAATGCCACCCCGCCCGATATCAGCGACATTGCACAGGGTAAAACCTTCACAGGCTTTGAAGAATTCAGGCAATATGCGGAAACGCCCATTTCCGTTGATTATGACGGACATATTGTGGATGTTTATGATAAAGAAACCGGAGAGGTGCGGCATTACGAAACATCGGATGAATCTCTTTGGAGCGAAGATTATCTGACCGATGAGGACGGCGCCAAATATCCGTTCACATGGCGCAATCAAGACGTCATCGGAATCGACGCCGACAGCGACCTGTCGCACATTACCGTTTACTCCCGCGCCGACCAGATCGCGTATAACCATTACGTGGAAACAAGAATAGAATTATACCTTCTTGTCTGCATCGCGATCATTATAGTAACGGTGGTTGCCTACCTGAACAAGCGCATCCGCATCGGCAGGTTGCTTGCCGATGTTCCATAA
- a CDS encoding MATE family efflux transporter — translation MMEALSETKLLGSAPIPKLIMKYTVPSVISLLVNSLYNIVDQIFIGQGVGYLGNAATNIIFPITVIALAFALLVGDGAAAYLSLKLGQNQKRQAQKGVGNALTLMILFGIAFLVIGLFFLEPLVRVFGATENSMPYALDYGRIIVLGLPFVVVGTGLNSCIRAEGSPKIAMLSMIAGAVVNTVLDPIFIFVLHWGVEGAAWATILGQVLTFVISITYLPKMKTIKIKRADMKLAPKTSKTVMGYGISSFITQIAITLSVLVANNMLVQYGMASVYGPDIPLAAFGIVMKVNQILLSFMIGFGLGAQPIVGFNYGAGHGKRVKQAYLISITCATLVAIVGFILFQFFPQAIINLFGSEEGLYNEFAQKSFRIFLMLCLLNGFQMVTGIFFQALGKPVKAALITLSRQLLLLVPAMLVLPHFLGVEGVLWAGPVADAIAFVIALVLAVREMKHLRALAPPQPQLCTGQA, via the coding sequence ATGATGGAAGCATTATCGGAAACAAAATTATTGGGCAGCGCACCTATCCCCAAGCTGATCATGAAATATACGGTGCCAAGCGTGATCTCGCTGCTTGTGAATTCGCTATACAATATCGTCGACCAGATCTTTATCGGGCAGGGCGTCGGTTACCTCGGCAACGCCGCAACCAACATTATTTTCCCTATCACCGTGATCGCGCTCGCGTTTGCACTCTTGGTGGGCGACGGGGCGGCGGCATACCTTAGTTTAAAACTGGGGCAAAACCAAAAAAGGCAGGCGCAAAAGGGCGTAGGCAATGCGCTTACCCTGATGATCCTGTTTGGCATAGCCTTTCTGGTGATCGGCCTTTTCTTTCTCGAACCGCTTGTACGGGTGTTTGGCGCAACGGAAAATTCAATGCCCTATGCGCTTGATTATGGACGTATCATCGTACTCGGCCTGCCGTTTGTGGTGGTCGGTACGGGCCTCAATTCGTGTATCCGGGCGGAGGGAAGCCCCAAGATCGCGATGCTGTCGATGATCGCGGGGGCGGTCGTGAATACGGTACTCGACCCTATTTTCATTTTTGTACTCCATTGGGGTGTGGAAGGCGCGGCATGGGCGACTATCTTAGGCCAGGTGCTCACCTTTGTGATCAGTATCACATACCTTCCGAAGATGAAAACGATCAAAATCAAACGTGCGGATATGAAGCTGGCGCCAAAAACTTCAAAAACCGTGATGGGATATGGTATATCAAGCTTTATCACGCAGATCGCGATCACGCTTTCCGTCCTCGTGGCCAACAATATGCTCGTGCAATATGGTATGGCGTCCGTCTACGGCCCCGATATCCCGTTGGCGGCATTCGGCATTGTCATGAAGGTAAACCAGATATTATTGTCATTTATGATCGGGTTCGGGCTCGGCGCACAGCCCATCGTAGGCTTCAATTACGGAGCAGGACATGGAAAACGCGTCAAACAGGCATACCTCATTTCCATCACATGCGCCACTTTGGTCGCGATCGTGGGGTTCATCCTATTTCAGTTTTTTCCCCAGGCCATCATCAACCTGTTTGGTTCTGAAGAAGGGTTGTATAATGAATTCGCACAGAAAAGCTTCCGCATCTTCCTGATGCTGTGCCTGCTAAACGGTTTCCAGATGGTGACGGGCATATTCTTCCAGGCGCTTGGAAAGCCCGTCAAGGCGGCGCTCATCACGTTGTCCCGCCAATTGCTGCTTCTCGTCCCGGCGATGCTGGTACTGCCGCACTTCCTTGGCGTGGAGGGCGTGCTTTGGGCAGGCCCTGTCGCGGATGCCATTGCCTTTGTCATCGCGCTGGTTCTGGCCGTCAGGGAAATGAAGCATCTTCGCGCCTTAGCGCCGCCACAGCCACAGTTGTGCACCGGGCAGGCATAA
- a CDS encoding MarR family winged helix-turn-helix transcriptional regulator, translating to MDISSERRKNEMRELAKKLSILSRRSGIHLNRQLKDLGITRGQLVYLMCICDNEGLSQEQLSEALWINKGAVARAVRKFEEDGYITRVLSPTDRRQYGLFPTEKTKRAYDAIRRVEAEWEDQMTRNLSSKERESLDRLLEKLLHDMK from the coding sequence ATGGACATATCCAGCGAGAGGAGAAAAAATGAAATGCGCGAACTCGCAAAGAAGCTTTCCATCCTATCCCGGCGCTCCGGGATCCATCTTAATAGGCAGCTAAAGGATCTTGGGATCACCCGCGGACAACTTGTGTACCTGATGTGTATTTGCGACAACGAGGGGTTGTCGCAGGAGCAATTGTCCGAAGCGTTATGGATCAACAAGGGCGCGGTTGCACGCGCAGTTCGTAAATTTGAAGAGGACGGGTACATCACCCGCGTGCTTTCCCCAACGGATCGCCGCCAATACGGGCTTTTCCCTACCGAAAAAACAAAGCGGGCATACGATGCCATCCGCAGGGTCGAAGCGGAATGGGAGGATCAGATGACGCGCAACCTCTCCTCAAAAGAGCGGGAATCGCTTGACCGCCTTCTCGAAAAACTGCTCCATGATATGAAGTGA
- the nth gene encoding endonuclease III encodes MDKNKEIIERLRKEYGGVESALNYESPYELLVATILAAQCTDARVNIVTKELFKKYPSPKELAEADLKELEEYIKTCGLYKNKAKNLIACGQRLMSEFGGVVPHTEEELTSLAGVGRKTANVVLAFAFGLPAFPVDTHVKRVSNRIGFAHSDDPNKVEEEDKKIIRKEDWSQAHHWLIWHGRRVCKAQRPLCESCCISDLCPYNNKK; translated from the coding sequence ATGGATAAAAACAAGGAAATCATTGAACGGTTAAGAAAAGAATACGGCGGAGTCGAATCCGCGCTCAATTACGAAAGCCCTTACGAGCTTTTGGTGGCGACGATCCTTGCGGCGCAGTGCACGGACGCGCGCGTGAACATCGTAACAAAAGAGCTTTTCAAGAAGTATCCGTCGCCAAAGGAGCTGGCGGAGGCAGACCTTAAGGAGCTTGAGGAATACATCAAAACGTGCGGGCTTTACAAGAACAAGGCGAAAAACCTGATCGCGTGCGGGCAGCGGCTGATGAGCGAGTTTGGCGGCGTTGTGCCGCATACGGAGGAAGAGCTGACGTCGCTTGCGGGCGTGGGCAGGAAAACGGCAAACGTGGTGCTGGCCTTTGCGTTTGGGCTCCCGGCTTTCCCGGTGGATACGCACGTGAAGCGGGTTTCCAACCGTATCGGCTTTGCGCACTCTGACGATCCGAACAAGGTAGAGGAAGAAGACAAAAAAATAATCAGGAAAGAGGACTGGTCACAGGCGCATCATTGGCTGATCTGGCATGGGCGCAGGGTATGTAAAGCACAAAGGCCGTTGTGCGAGAGCTGCTGTATATCCGACTTGTGCCCTTATAACAATAAAAAATGA